CTGCTGCTCATCACGCACGACCTCTCGGTCGCCTTCTCCGCCTGCGACCGGATCTACGTCCTCTACGCCGGGACCGTCCTGGAACAGGGCCCGGCGGACGACCTGCGCCGCGCCCCCCGCCACCCCTACACCGCCGCCCTGCTGGCCGCCGAGCCCTCGGCGCGCACCCGGTACGAACGGCTGCCCACGGTCCCCGGCTCCGTACCCCCGCCGGGCAGCCGCACCGGCGGCTGCCCGTTCGCCGGCCGCTGCCCGCACACGGCCGCCGCCTGCCGCACCACCCCCGTCACGCTCCGCACCCCGCCCGCCCCCCACGGGGACCCCGCCCAGGACACCCAGAAGCCCCGGGACGACCAGGGCGCCCAGGACGGGGCCCGGCTCACCGCCTGCCTGCGCCTGGACGAGATCGGCGACGACCTCACCCCGCCGGCACCCGGCCCGGCCGGGACCACCGCCACCGGGGCGCCCCCGCCGGAGCGGGACGGGGAGCCGGCCCTGCGGGTGAGCGGCGTACGCCGTACCTTCCCCGGCGACGGCACCGCCGTACCCGCGGTGCGGGACGTGACCCTGACCGTGCCGGACGGCCGGATCACCGCGCTGGTCGGGGAGTCCGGATCCGGGAAGACGACGCTGGCCCGGATCGCCGTCGGCCTGGAACGGTTCGACGAGGGCCATGTAACCGTCGGAGGACTGCCGCTGGCCTCCGGACGGCTGCCCACCCGCACCGAACGGGCCCGGCTGGCCTCCCGGGTGCAGATCGTCTTCCAGGACCCGTACTCCTCGCTGCCCCCGCTGCGTACCGTCGGAGCCACCCTGGCGGAGGCGCTGACCGCGGCCGGCCGGGTGCCCGGCGGCCCCCGCCGCGAACACCGACGGCGGGTCCGCGCGCACGTCGAGCAGGCACTCACCCAGGTCGGCCTGCCGCCCGCCTACGCCGAACGGCGCCCGGCCGGGCTCTCCGGCGGCGAACGCCAGCGCGTCGCCCTGGCACGGGCCCTGGCCGTCCGGCCCCGCCTGCTGATCTGCGACGAGGCGGTCGCCGCCCTCGACGTGTCCGTCCAGGCCCAGCTCCTCAACCTGCTGGCCGACACCCAGCGCGCCGAAGGGTTCGCGGTGCTGTTCATCACCCACGACCTGGGCGTGGTACGGCAGATCGCCGACGAGGTCGCCGTCATGGTCCGCGGTGAACTCGTCGAACAGGGCCTGGTCTCCGGTGTCCTGGACCACCCCCGGCAC
This DNA window, taken from Streptomyces nitrosporeus, encodes the following:
- a CDS encoding ABC transporter ATP-binding protein, coding for MTDVHDADPAPAPPAAAPLLEVTGLRLAATGTGPGTATVLDGIALSVAPGECVAVVGESGSGKSLAVRAVAGLLPDGIAVTGGTVRLAGQDVLDLPRAERHALRGRRVALLMQDPFTMLHPQLTCGRQIADGIRDDLPALAAARGRRARRAVLRAETARRLAEVGLPPEVADHYPHELSGGMRQRVATAAALAGDPDLLIADEPTTALDAANQRAVLDLLRGLLEQRAMGLLLITHDLSVAFSACDRIYVLYAGTVLEQGPADDLRRAPRHPYTAALLAAEPSARTRYERLPTVPGSVPPPGSRTGGCPFAGRCPHTAAACRTTPVTLRTPPAPHGDPAQDTQKPRDDQGAQDGARLTACLRLDEIGDDLTPPAPGPAGTTATGAPPPERDGEPALRVSGVRRTFPGDGTAVPAVRDVTLTVPDGRITALVGESGSGKTTLARIAVGLERFDEGHVTVGGLPLASGRLPTRTERARLASRVQIVFQDPYSSLPPLRTVGATLAEALTAAGRVPGGPRREHRRRVRAHVEQALTQVGLPPAYAERRPAGLSGGERQRVALARALAVRPRLLICDEAVAALDVSVQAQLLNLLADTQRAEGFAVLFITHDLGVVRQIADEVAVMVRGELVEQGLVSGVLDHPRHPWTRRMLDALPSPGTGADAAR